The segment GTAACTACTCGAGTCAGATCATCGACCCGATCCAGTCCCGATGTGCCGTCTTTCGCTTTACCGAACTGGCCGACGGCGCAGTCGAGACGCAGATACGCGAAATAGCGGACGTCGAAGGGATAACGGTGACCGACGACGGAATCGCCGCGCTCGTGTACGCGGCAAACGGCGACATGCGAAAGGCGATCAACGCCCTCCAGGCCGCCGCAGTGATGGGCGAGACCGTCGACGAGGAAACGGTGTTTACGATCACGGCCACCGCCCGTCCGGAGGAAGTCGAGGCGATGGTCGACCACGCCATCGGCGGCGATTTCACCGCCGCCCGCGCCGCCCTCGAGGATCTGTTAACTGACCGCGGACTCGCCGGCGGCGACGTCATCGACCAACTGCATCGCTCGGCCTGGGAGTTCGAGATCTCCGAGCAGGCAACCGTGCGATTGCTCGAGCGACTCGGGGAAGTCGACTATCGCATCACGGAGGGGGCGAACGAGCGCCTGCAACTCGAGGCGATGTTGGCGTCGCTGGCGCTCGAAAAAGAGTAGGAGCGGACGACTCGGCCGGACACGTTCGTAGCCAGTCCGTTCGACCGATTCTACCGAACGACGTCACCCATTTGGTTGCTCTAATCGATCGCGATCCGGTGACTCGGAGCGATCGCGATCCAGTCGTACCGATCGGCTACGATCCCTGCTTGCGATCTGGGCCAGTCCGTCGACGAGTTCCAGGAGTCGATCCTGTGCAGCTTCGACCTCCGAAAAGTGTTCTCGGTCGCCGGTCTCCTCTGCGAGTTCGAGAAATCCACGAGCGACGTTCAGCGGTCGTCGAACCTCCTCCTCGACCAGCGTGTCGATGGTTTCTATGCGCTCGTGGGCGTCGGCCAGTTCAGACTCGGTGCGCCGGCGCGCCGTGAGATCCCTGTAGACGATCAGCCCCTCGAGGACGGAATCGGCCCGCCGTTCGCAGGCCGTCTCTGCCTCGATGGCGACCACGGTGAGGCGGAACTCGCGAACGCCGTCGGCGGTTTCGATCTCGGCTGTGAACTGTCGACGTTCGGCTCGTTCGATCGCCTCGAGAACGGCGGATCGGCGGGAGTCTGGAGCCACGGAGGCGATGCTCTCGTCGAGAGGGGTGTCGATCACCGTCTCGCGATCGCCTCCGAAGACGTCGGTGTAGCGATCCGTAACGTTCCGGACGACCGGTCGGTCGTCTTCGATCTCGTATCGAACCATGGGCTCCGGCAGGCGTTCGAACAGTGCCCGGTCGCGGTTTTGGCGGGCCCGAAGCCGGTCTCGCTCCGTTCGAAGTGCGTTGCGATCGTTCACCAGCTGATCTCGCCTCGTCTGGAGTCGATTTCGCTGTCTACGTAGCCGATCGCACTCGCTCGTAAGCTGCGATTCGGTTTCGGTCCATTCGAGAAGCGTGGCGATCACCCGGCTATAGGAAACGAGCAGCTCGCAGTCGCGGTCGTCGAACGCCGCTCGCTCTTTTTCACCAACACACAGGAAGCCGACGTCAGAAACGGGGACACAACACACCGATCGGTTCGCCCCGTCGATCGACAGCTCGAGGCGATCGTCGGCCGCCCGATCGTCGATCCTGATCGGATCGCCGGTCTCGAGCGCATCGTCGAGGACGCTGTTTCGCGACAGCCCGTCGAGGTCCTCGGGAACGCCCGTCGTCGCCGCGCGCAGGGTCAATTCACCGAAGTGGACCGTCGAAAGCCAGCAGTCGTCGGTTCCGAGGGCGTCAGCGACGTCGTCGACCAGCAGTTCGAACAGCGGTTCGCGCTCGCGCTGGGTCGCGGCCGCGGCAAGCGACTCGAGGAGCGCCTCGGCTGGTTGGCCGTCCGCGGTCGATTGCTCCCCGGGCATCGCGATCGCGTTCGACGAGGGAGTCGACGACGGTTCGTCCGTGGCGCTACAGATCCATTCGATCTCGTCGGCGAGGTGGGAAAGAGCGTCGTCGGTGTTGCGCCTGACGTAGCCGTCCACCCCGTCAGTCGAGCGTGCCGCGGCCGGCGCGTACACCGCATCGGTAAAGAGCACGACCGGCGTCGAGCCACAGGCCTCGACGATCTCGAGCAAGGTCGCTCCGGCCTCCGTCGTCGGCGTCTCAGCGAAGACGACGCAGTCCGCATCGGCTGCCCAGCTGTCCACCCGCTCGAGATCGGTCGTCGACAGCGAGGCGACCGTTCGATCCGGCCCCGAGGAAACGGCCTCGAGGTCGGTCGCGCTCTGTTGGGCGTCCGCGTCGCTGGCCGCGAGATAGAGAACTGTCCGCGGTTGCGATTGCGATAAATCGATCATTACACTGGCCGACGTCGTTGTACGAGAGTACGTTTCCATCAGGATAAAGCTACGCTGAAGCGATTGACCGCTGACGTGTCTCCACGGCGAATCCCATCAGTGGAGTGGTTAGGCGGGCGAGAGCGCGGGACGACGACGCACGATCGATCGAAGCCGCTTAGTGTGATCACCGTCGAATATTCATCATGAATTTTCCGAACTGGCGAACCTACCTCGTCACTCAGGCATCCGTCTCGGCGGGGAGGCCGACCGACGAGATCGTCTCCGAGGCTATCGACGGCGGAATCGATGCCGTACAACTCCGCGAGAAGGGAACCGAGGCGGTCTCGCGATACGAACTCGGCCTCGAGGTGCGCGAACGCACCGCCGAGGCCGGCGTGGATCTGATCGTCAACGACCGGATCGACATCGCAGCGGCGATCGATGCCGACGGCGTCCACGTCGGCCAGTCCGATCTTCCGGTCGCGGTCGCTCGAGAGCTACTCGGCCCGGACGCGATCGTGGGTTGCTCAGCGGCGACCGTCGAGGAGGCCGGGCAGGCCGAAGCCGACGGTGCGGATTATCTCGGTATCGGAACGATTTACGGAACGGCCTCGAAGGAGGTCGAAGAGTACAAAGACGGCGTCGGACCCGATCGCGTCGCCGCAATCGCGGACGCGGTATCGATCCCGGTCGTCGGGATCGGTGGCGTGACGGCCGAAAACGCCGCCCCAATCGTGGAAGCCGGGGCGGTCGGCGTGGCCGTCATCTCCGAGATCACGGCGGCCGACGAGCCACGAGCCGCGACGGAGGCGCTTGCACGCGCCGTCGAAACCGCGAAGGATCCCGAGGGCGACGGTGACAGTCGATGAGCGAATCCATCGACGTTACCGGCGACGAACTCGCGGCGTCGTTGCGGGCGGTCGACGCGACGGAGCCGCTGGTGCAGTCGTTGACCAACGAGGTGACGATGAACGACGTGGCGAACCTGATCCTCCACTGGAATGCGCTTCCGGTGATGGCCGACTCACCCGGCGACGCCGGGGAGATGGCCGATCTCTCGAGTGCGGTTCAGATCAACACCGGGCAGCTCCCGGACGCGAAGATCGAGGCGATGGCAGAAGCGGGCCGACGGGCGAACGAACGCGGCGTCCCGGTCGTGCTGGATCCC is part of the Natrarchaeobius halalkaliphilus genome and harbors:
- a CDS encoding replication factor C small subunit encodes the protein MSEADAETVEGTPGRTEVWIEKYRPQRLADIKGHEDIVPRLQRYVERNDLPHLMFAGPAGTGKTASAQAIAREVYGDDWRENFLELNASDQRGIDVVRDRIKDFARSSFGGYDHRIIFLDEADALTSDAQSALRRTMEQFSNNTRFILSCNYSSQIIDPIQSRCAVFRFTELADGAVETQIREIADVEGITVTDDGIAALVYAANGDMRKAINALQAAAVMGETVDEETVFTITATARPEEVEAMVDHAIGGDFTAARAALEDLLTDRGLAGGDVIDQLHRSAWEFEISEQATVRLLERLGEVDYRITEGANERLQLEAMLASLALEKE
- the thiE gene encoding thiamine phosphate synthase, yielding MNFPNWRTYLVTQASVSAGRPTDEIVSEAIDGGIDAVQLREKGTEAVSRYELGLEVRERTAEAGVDLIVNDRIDIAAAIDADGVHVGQSDLPVAVARELLGPDAIVGCSAATVEEAGQAEADGADYLGIGTIYGTASKEVEEYKDGVGPDRVAAIADAVSIPVVGIGGVTAENAAPIVEAGAVGVAVISEITAADEPRAATEALARAVETAKDPEGDGDSR
- a CDS encoding GAF domain-containing protein — encoded protein: MIDLSQSQPRTVLYLAASDADAQQSATDLEAVSSGPDRTVASLSTTDLERVDSWAADADCVVFAETPTTEAGATLLEIVEACGSTPVVLFTDAVYAPAAARSTDGVDGYVRRNTDDALSHLADEIEWICSATDEPSSTPSSNAIAMPGEQSTADGQPAEALLESLAAAATQREREPLFELLVDDVADALGTDDCWLSTVHFGELTLRAATTGVPEDLDGLSRNSVLDDALETGDPIRIDDRAADDRLELSIDGANRSVCCVPVSDVGFLCVGEKERAAFDDRDCELLVSYSRVIATLLEWTETESQLTSECDRLRRQRNRLQTRRDQLVNDRNALRTERDRLRARQNRDRALFERLPEPMVRYEIEDDRPVVRNVTDRYTDVFGGDRETVIDTPLDESIASVAPDSRRSAVLEAIERAERRQFTAEIETADGVREFRLTVVAIEAETACERRADSVLEGLIVYRDLTARRRTESELADAHERIETIDTLVEEEVRRPLNVARGFLELAEETGDREHFSEVEAAQDRLLELVDGLAQIASRDRSRSVRLDRDRSESPDRDRLEQPNG